The following coding sequences lie in one Enterococcus sp. 9E7_DIV0242 genomic window:
- the acpP gene encoding acyl carrier protein, with translation MTREEVLQKVANIISNHFDIDAENVTDQLNIKDDLNADSISVMEFVLELEDEFGTEISDEDAEKIETVGAAVDYIVNNL, from the coding sequence TTGACTCGTGAAGAAGTTTTGCAGAAAGTAGCGAATATTATCTCAAATCACTTTGATATTGATGCTGAGAATGTAACTGATCAACTGAATATTAAAGATGACCTGAATGCAGATTCAATCAGTGTGATGGAATTTGTTTTAGAGTTGGAAGATGAGTTTGGAACTGAGATTTCTGATGAAGATGCAGAGAAAATTGAAACCGTGGGTGCCGCTGTAGATTATATAGTAAACAACTTATAA
- the rnc gene encoding ribonuclease III produces MDNQLISELKECYGIVFHDVNLLEQAFTHSSYVNEHRYLKLSDNERLEFLGDAVLELLVSQYLYRNFPELSEGKLTKMRAAIVREDSLSKFAKECHFDQYILLGKGEENSSGRTRPALLCDVFEAFLGALYLDQQLEAVREFVSKIIFPKIDAGAFSHEMDHKTKLQEVLQRKGDVSIEYRLVKEEGPAHDRIFYIEVFLNDALIGTGQGKSKKLAEQDAAERALKQFSEE; encoded by the coding sequence ATGGACAACCAGTTAATAAGTGAACTAAAAGAATGTTATGGCATTGTGTTCCATGATGTCAATTTATTGGAACAGGCTTTTACACATTCATCCTATGTGAATGAGCATCGCTACCTGAAACTATCTGATAACGAACGCTTAGAGTTTCTTGGAGACGCGGTACTGGAGCTTTTGGTCTCCCAGTATTTATATCGTAATTTTCCAGAACTGTCAGAGGGAAAGCTGACAAAAATGCGTGCAGCGATTGTACGTGAAGACAGCTTATCCAAGTTTGCCAAAGAGTGTCATTTTGACCAATATATTCTTTTGGGCAAAGGAGAAGAAAATTCTAGTGGTCGGACACGTCCAGCATTGCTCTGCGATGTATTCGAGGCATTTTTAGGTGCCTTGTACCTTGATCAGCAATTGGAAGCTGTCAGAGAGTTTGTATCAAAAATCATTTTTCCCAAAATTGATGCGGGTGCTTTTTCACATGAGATGGATCACAAAACCAAACTGCAGGAGGTTCTGCAGCGTAAAGGAGATGTATCGATCGAGTATCGTTTAGTCAAAGAAGAAGGTCCGGCTCATGATCGGATTTTCTACATTGAAGTCTTTTTAAATGATGCGCTGATTGGAACCGGGCAGGGAAAATCAAAAAAGCTGGCCGAGCAAGATGCTGCAGAACGAGCATTGAAACAATTCTCGGAAGAGTAA
- the smc gene encoding chromosome segregation protein SMC, which produces MFLKRIEIAGFKSFADRTVIEFENGVTAVVGPNGSGKSNITEAVRWVLGEQSAKSLRGGKMPDIIFAGSEGRKPLNIAEVTVVLDNKDHYLPLDFSEISVTRRYRRTGESDFFINKQGCRLKDIQELFMDSGLGKESFSIISQGKVEAIFNSKPEDRRGIFEEAAGVLKYKQRKKKAEQKLFETEDNLNRVQDIIYELEDQLTPLAAQSEAAKEFLALKKKLTEIDVSLTVSEIEQTKIIWETKAQELSAVEAELAEISQRIHHSEDQLLQLRSQRNKLDEQLEQQQAQLLQVTEALKQTEGQKQVLIERSKHTMQSTAEYQESLTETAEKIQSYRTELLQLKEKRAQKEQEKVQLSTAIKEAELEVEKYSKSSKELLEELRSDYVEVMQEQANTANELKYLERQYQQETAKNKQAVEKHESLEEQLSAAQQEQKTLEEQLEKSEQQLEQQRTNYTAAKQRLEKQQQEQSVKQKQMYQTMNQVQQVKARRKSLQEIQENYAGFYQGVRAVLKQKDQLSGIVGAVAELIEVPKEFTLAVETALGGAAQHVIVENEADGRSAITFLKQQHSGRATFLPLTTIKPRQLSTAIRERVNTVDGFVGVASELIQYPGNISPVIQNLLGVTVLARDLASANQLAKLINYQYRIVSLDGDVMNPGGSMTGGATRKGNQGSLFSQTQELQTLTEQLERLEAQLSESENHVRQLTEQVKETTEELEALRSKGEQSRLDQQELVNKRANKEEAVNRLTKEKRLFEFESRELHQFLEEYQEKHQQLEQQQKELDVTKERLDREMQQIDQEASQMETYKANAQERLNKLQAEWAVLGEQLSHLENQISDKQSQLDEVLLKESSLKQQLQQLNDHSTDHQVTEEGLAVQLEQFATKRTELEEMIQQGKEKRQGLQQQVDRLDNSLTDEHKQQQQLLTQQTQLEVVKNRSEIKLDNSLQYLQEEYNLTYEKAQADYQLAIEADDAKIEVKQLKRSIERLGPVNLNAIEQYEQVNERHVFLVTQRDDLLEAKDQLFETMEEMDQEVKLRFSEVFEAIRGQFKAVFPNMFGGGRAELVLTNPDDLLNTGIEIEAQPPGKKLQSLSLLSGGERALTAIALLFSIIRVRPVPFCILDEVEAALDDANVSRFGHYLSEFEDETQFIVVTHRKGTMEAADVLYGVTMQESGVSKIVSVRLDDVNEVGAISTSA; this is translated from the coding sequence TTGTTTTTAAAACGTATCGAGATCGCAGGGTTTAAATCCTTTGCAGATCGGACAGTAATAGAATTTGAGAATGGCGTGACTGCCGTCGTAGGGCCTAACGGCAGCGGAAAAAGTAATATTACTGAAGCCGTTCGCTGGGTTTTAGGTGAGCAATCTGCAAAAAGTTTGCGGGGCGGGAAGATGCCGGATATTATTTTTGCCGGATCGGAAGGTCGTAAGCCGTTGAATATTGCAGAGGTAACTGTGGTGCTGGATAACAAGGATCATTATCTTCCTTTGGATTTTTCAGAAATCAGTGTGACAAGGCGCTATCGCAGAACTGGAGAGAGTGATTTCTTTATCAACAAACAAGGCTGCCGTTTGAAGGATATCCAAGAGCTGTTTATGGATTCCGGATTAGGGAAAGAGTCTTTTTCAATCATCTCTCAAGGGAAGGTCGAAGCGATTTTTAATAGTAAACCAGAAGACCGTCGCGGTATTTTTGAAGAAGCAGCCGGCGTACTTAAATATAAGCAGCGAAAGAAAAAAGCGGAACAGAAGTTGTTTGAAACAGAAGACAATCTGAATCGTGTGCAGGATATCATTTATGAGCTAGAAGACCAGCTTACTCCTCTGGCTGCCCAAAGCGAAGCGGCGAAGGAGTTTTTGGCACTCAAAAAGAAATTGACAGAAATCGATGTCAGCTTGACTGTTTCTGAAATCGAACAGACGAAAATAATTTGGGAAACAAAGGCACAGGAATTGTCGGCTGTCGAAGCCGAGTTGGCAGAAATCAGTCAGCGAATTCATCATTCGGAGGATCAGCTATTGCAGCTAAGAAGCCAACGAAATAAACTGGATGAACAGCTGGAACAACAACAAGCACAACTGTTACAAGTAACTGAAGCGTTGAAGCAAACGGAAGGTCAAAAACAAGTGTTGATCGAGCGCTCTAAGCATACCATGCAGTCAACAGCAGAATATCAGGAAAGCTTGACAGAAACCGCTGAAAAGATTCAGTCTTATCGTACAGAGCTTCTGCAGCTAAAAGAGAAGCGTGCACAAAAAGAGCAGGAAAAAGTACAGCTATCCACAGCTATCAAAGAAGCGGAGCTGGAAGTAGAAAAGTACAGCAAATCGTCAAAGGAATTATTGGAAGAGCTACGCAGTGATTATGTGGAAGTAATGCAGGAGCAAGCTAATACAGCGAATGAACTGAAATACCTAGAGCGCCAGTATCAGCAAGAAACAGCAAAAAATAAACAAGCGGTGGAAAAGCATGAGAGCCTAGAAGAGCAACTTTCCGCAGCGCAACAAGAACAGAAAACGCTGGAAGAACAACTGGAAAAATCAGAGCAGCAGCTAGAACAACAACGAACCAATTATACGGCTGCCAAACAGCGATTGGAAAAACAACAACAAGAGCAGTCTGTTAAGCAGAAACAAATGTATCAGACGATGAATCAAGTTCAGCAGGTCAAGGCGAGACGAAAGAGCTTGCAGGAGATTCAAGAGAACTACGCCGGATTCTATCAAGGGGTTCGGGCAGTTCTTAAGCAAAAGGATCAGTTGAGCGGGATTGTCGGTGCAGTGGCAGAATTGATCGAGGTGCCCAAAGAATTCACACTGGCTGTGGAAACTGCTTTGGGGGGCGCGGCGCAGCACGTGATTGTGGAAAACGAAGCAGATGGGCGTTCAGCGATTACTTTTTTGAAGCAACAGCATAGTGGACGTGCAACCTTCCTACCGCTGACTACAATCAAACCACGACAGCTATCCACGGCTATCAGGGAACGAGTGAATACAGTCGATGGCTTTGTGGGAGTTGCCAGCGAGTTGATCCAGTATCCGGGGAATATCAGTCCGGTGATACAGAACCTGTTGGGTGTGACTGTGTTAGCACGTGATTTAGCAAGTGCCAATCAGTTGGCCAAACTAATTAACTACCAATATCGCATAGTTTCTTTAGATGGAGATGTGATGAATCCGGGTGGTTCAATGACCGGTGGAGCGACAAGAAAAGGCAATCAGGGCAGCCTGTTTTCTCAAACGCAGGAGCTTCAAACCTTAACGGAACAGTTAGAACGATTGGAAGCTCAACTGTCAGAAAGTGAAAATCATGTACGCCAATTGACGGAGCAAGTCAAAGAAACAACGGAAGAACTGGAAGCGTTGCGTTCAAAAGGCGAGCAAAGTCGTTTGGACCAGCAGGAGCTGGTTAATAAACGAGCAAATAAAGAAGAAGCAGTGAATCGACTGACGAAGGAAAAACGATTGTTCGAGTTTGAAAGTCGGGAGCTGCATCAGTTTTTAGAAGAGTATCAAGAGAAGCATCAGCAGTTGGAACAGCAGCAAAAAGAACTGGATGTGACGAAAGAGCGGCTAGACCGTGAGATGCAGCAAATCGATCAGGAAGCCAGTCAAATGGAAACCTATAAGGCAAACGCACAGGAGCGTTTGAATAAGCTGCAGGCAGAATGGGCCGTACTCGGTGAGCAGCTATCACATTTAGAAAACCAGATTTCCGATAAACAGTCTCAGTTGGATGAAGTATTGTTGAAGGAAAGTAGTTTAAAGCAGCAGTTGCAGCAGCTGAATGATCATTCTACGGATCATCAGGTCACAGAAGAAGGCTTGGCTGTTCAATTAGAGCAGTTTGCTACGAAACGAACTGAATTGGAAGAAATGATTCAACAAGGGAAAGAAAAACGTCAAGGATTGCAACAGCAAGTCGATCGATTGGATAATAGTCTGACCGATGAGCATAAACAGCAACAGCAATTACTGACGCAGCAAACTCAGCTCGAGGTCGTAAAAAACCGTTCAGAAATCAAACTGGATAATTCTTTGCAGTATCTACAGGAAGAATACAACCTGACCTATGAAAAGGCACAGGCTGATTATCAGTTGGCAATTGAAGCGGACGACGCAAAAATCGAGGTTAAACAATTGAAGCGTAGTATTGAGCGATTAGGGCCAGTCAATCTGAATGCAATCGAGCAATATGAGCAGGTAAATGAGCGACATGTATTCTTGGTAACGCAAAGGGATGATCTGTTGGAAGCCAAGGATCAGTTGTTTGAAACGATGGAAGAAATGGATCAGGAGGTTAAACTGCGGTTCAGCGAGGTATTTGAAGCGATTCGAGGACAGTTCAAAGCCGTCTTCCCCAATATGTTTGGTGGTGGACGAGCAGAATTGGTATTGACGAACCCAGATGATTTACTGAATACCGGGATTGAGATCGAAGCACAGCCACCAGGGAAAAAACTTCAAAGTCTAAGTCTGCTATCTGGGGGAGAACGGGCGTTAACAGCTATTGCGCTACTGTTTTCGATTATTCGCGTTCGACCTGTACCCTTCTGTATTTTAGACGAGGTAGAGGCAGCATTGGATGATGCGAATGTTTCCCGATTCGGTCACTATCTTAGTGAGTTTGAAGATGAGACACAGTTTATTGTGGTGACACACCGTAAAGGAACGATGGAAGCGGCAGATGTATTGTATGGAGTAACGATGCAGGAGTCCGGTGTATCTAAGATTGTTTCCGTTCGTTTGGATGACGTGAATGAAGTCGGAGCAATTTCCACCAGTGCATAG